The Kiritimatiellia bacterium genome window below encodes:
- the kdsA gene encoding 3-deoxy-8-phosphooctulonate synthase, with amino-acid sequence MSSTFAIRIGPVEIGGGAPLALIAGPCVIESRGGCLSLAKRLAKLAEEEKIPLIFKASYDKANRSSAASFRGPGLEKGLEILAEVKETTGLPVLTDVHDPLQAERAADVVDVLQVPAFLCRQTDLLLACGRTGRVVNVKKGQFLAPEDMANVVAKLEGTGNRQIMLTERGTTFGYHNLVVDMRALPVMRAFGYPVVFDATHSVQKPGGGGTYTSGDASMAPVLARAAVAAGVDAIFLETHVNPQKALSDKDNAIPFSRIRELWRVLRRVHDAVAGS; translated from the coding sequence ATGTCTTCGACGTTCGCCATTCGAATTGGACCCGTTGAAATCGGAGGGGGCGCCCCGTTGGCGTTGATCGCCGGACCCTGCGTAATTGAAAGCCGAGGGGGATGCCTTTCCCTCGCCAAGCGGTTGGCAAAATTGGCGGAGGAGGAAAAGATCCCTCTCATCTTTAAGGCCTCCTATGACAAGGCAAACCGTTCGTCGGCAGCGTCGTTCCGAGGTCCCGGACTGGAAAAAGGGCTCGAAATCCTCGCCGAGGTGAAGGAGACCACCGGCCTGCCGGTTCTCACCGATGTCCATGACCCTCTTCAGGCCGAGCGGGCAGCAGACGTGGTTGATGTCCTCCAGGTGCCAGCGTTTCTGTGCCGACAGACAGACCTCCTGCTCGCGTGCGGTCGAACCGGACGGGTAGTCAACGTGAAAAAGGGCCAATTCCTTGCGCCGGAGGACATGGCCAACGTCGTTGCCAAACTGGAAGGCACCGGAAACCGGCAGATCATGCTCACTGAGCGCGGCACCACCTTTGGTTACCATAACCTCGTGGTCGACATGCGGGCGTTGCCGGTGATGCGGGCGTTCGGCTACCCGGTCGTCTTCGATGCCACGCACAGCGTTCAGAAGCCGGGCGGCGGCGGGACCTACACGTCCGGAGATGCATCGATGGCGCCTGTGCTCGCCCGCGCAGCAGTCGCCGCCGGGGTAGACGCCATATTCCTGGAAACGCACGTGAATCCCCAGAAGGCCCTTTCAGACAAGGACAACGCGATCCCTTTCTCCCGGATCCGAGAGCTTTGGCGGGTGTTGAGGAGGGTCCATGACGCGGTCGCCGGAAGCTAA